Within the Gadus chalcogrammus isolate NIFS_2021 chromosome 20, NIFS_Gcha_1.0, whole genome shotgun sequence genome, the region taattatcagtaGATACTGTTTTTATTGTCAGATTCCGTGATTCCGTCCGCGTTTTCATTATCGCGGAATTCATAGGGCCCTAATTATGTCTAATAGCTCAAGATTGGGCCTATAGTGTTGCCCAAGTTGCACATGAAACACTAGTTATATGACATTCTTTGTCATATAGACCTACCTGTTTTGGTTCTCATGTATCTATATTTATCTCTGTAATTTTATAATAAATTGAGCTTGATAGAAACAGTTTATGGTGGTTACAGGCCTTGCCTTCATGCTTGTCATTCATGTTGTTTTCGCAACTTCATGACTACTTTTTGTTGTAATACACTTTCTGGTGGAGTTGCATACACCATTTCTTTCTTTTgcaaaaacattaaaacaaaggATACCATGAtcatcaccacaaccaccacattGTAGTGTTTCTCCTTCTCAGTCAGTTTGTGTTCAATATTTGACACTTTGATCATCAAGGGTAATATTTCATAGGTGTGAATTCATTTTCATAAGTGGATTTTTGTAGGTCAGTAAACTAACAAAATGATGGTAATCAAGACGACTATTGGGTGTGAATAGTGAGTGAATAACTCAGTGTTGTGGGGTGATActaaaatgaatgaattaaaaggTGTCTGTAAACGGTACCTCATCCTCCTTTTGTTTCAACCATGCTAATGTGTTTGCTGCAGGGCAAGTTCCAGCCTCTGGATCAAGTGGTCATGGATGAGGAATTCCCTGCCTGCTCCAGGCTGCTTAGCTGTGCGCGGTCCCTGTCCTCTGTGCACCTCGTTGCAGAGGaaaaaggtcagaggtcattcCTGTAGGTCGATTTTTAGCTGGCAATTCACATGGATTTTACCTGTTGACAAAATAATGTCCTGTTTCTGCTCTTCCTATTAGAGGTTGGGGGCCAGAAGTTTCACAGATACAGCCAAGAGAAGGCAATGCAATGGTTAAGTAAAAAGGTGTGGAATTGTTAATTACATTGTACAAGATTCGATTCTGTTTATGATCCCATTgcacaaagaaaaaacacaagaaaGTTAAGAGTAAAACAGAAACTTTTTTCTAGTGAAATATTTAACATGTTTTACGCTGATCTGGAAATATAAATGCAGGAAAAAAACGCATCATGATAAATCTTTTGTTATTGCGAAATCAACAGTCACTAGGCTGCCCGTGCATCTGCTTGTATTATTAAATCCTAGCACtgatgtgtgaatgtgatttGGTTTGTCTGCTAGGTGGATAGGACGGTGACCGCTCTCAAGAGGAGCAACATCTCTGTTGGAGAAGGAGTGAAGTCTAGGACCTATGTCAGGGTGAAGACAGAGTCGGACACAAATGACGGTATGTTCAGAGGGCAGTTGAATAAACATTGTATCCTTTAGGGAAATCTTTCAGTACATCATTGTCACCACTTGATGGCACTGTAGTCATTTTAAGCCTCAATGAACGCTTCACCTTATCTTGTTCATATCCAGACATTTCTTTGCAAATACATAATTTAAGTTATTAAGTTTATACTCCGCATTATCATTGTCTTATCTTCCCTGTCTCTGGGAGTATAGAAGATTACCTTCGCTACGCCCATGGCCTCGTATCAGAGTACATCGACAAAGACCTGAGCAAAGCCCTGCGCAAGCACCTGCAGTATGAGATTCACCCATCATCCTACAGCTACGACACAATGTACCTTAACACGGTGTATTCTGGAGAGTGACCCCTCTCTCCTGACCTTTCTTTGCAGGTTGCCAGAGCCGACGAGCCCGAAGGAGACAGAGCCTCCTACCAAGGTAAGGCTCTCTGGTTCATTCATGCTGTATGAAACTCCAGTCGGTTTCATCTCCATCAATATGTTCCTCTTGATGTGCTTGTTTGGGAAATCTGCCTTTGTCTGTTAGTTTAGACTTTCTCTGGTGGTATATTGTGTGTTCTGGTGGTTAGGATGGATGAGTTTGGATAACAGCCTTCCTTTTACTTCCCGGTTTCTTGCAGAAACGTAAGATGTCGGAGTTGCCCGTGGAGGCTGGGGAGGACTTCAGCAAATTCAACAGCTCAGATTTTGCCCGTAAAGTGAGTGCAGAACCCAGTGTTCACAGGAGCCCACCTGAACCCCCCTCTTGTACCACAAGGCACCTCTCACAGTCTCCCAATCGCCAACTGGGCCTTTAATCACTAGCTTTAATGAAAAAGctgttatttaattttttaacatGACCTCAGGCTGCACAGTTGTGCTCTCAATAGAGGTCTCCCACGTTTGAGATTCGTCGGCCGGGATGGCAAAAAAACAGTGTCAAAGGGCAGCGCTTTATGAAAACTTGTACGTTGCTCGGATTTAAAGTGAGGTTCTGATAAGAAATAAATTCCCTGCCGTCTCCCTACAAGGCTGTTGCACTAACCTATTGATTTACTCCGCTTTCAGCCGCCCAAGAAGATGACTCTGGCTCAGAAAACTCTGGCCAAAGTGGACAAGTCTGGCATGAAGACAATGTCCGCCTTCTTCAGCCCCAAGGTGAAGGCGGAGAGGAAGTGAAGGCCACACAGTATACCCACGGGCCTTCCTGTGTAGGAGGGCCTTGTGTTTTTCTAAGAAATTAAAATAATCTATATCTCTATTTTTTTGCGTTCACTGGGTTGTGTTCATGCATCACTGTTGTTTCAGAATGGGACTTGATTTCATTCCTTTGAGAAGGTTTTGATTTACCGTTTGCGGTCTGAGTTGAAACCAAAGCAAATGATGGGTGGATCATGTAAAATATATCTGTGACTGGCAGTTGACAGGATTATGGTTTCTTGAAGGTAATCTGTTTAAACTCCATTGAGCCCGGTCGACTGGATTCCATTTAACCTGTATGACAGTGACACTGCCACACAAGGCCATTAATGAAACAGGAACCAAGGAGTAAGAGGTAACTTTATTTGTCTTCTCATGGTGTCTAACACACAGGCACTGCTTCCCCATGAAGCCCTACCTCTCACGTGAGTGTAACCAAATGGTTGAGCTCATCTACCCTACATGATCGAGGCTTAGCAGTTTTGTTCAGCATATTGGCTACTGTATATTTTTGTCGTCAAAATTCAATACAAAAACATGAAACGTCGTCGGAACCGTTCAAACAATGTTCTACGGCATTATGATACAAAATAATCATGGCAATGGGAATAAGTAGCAGCAACTCCTTGGCCCTACTGCTTCTTTAAATTGGGCTTGAAGCGTAACGTCTGGAAGGCGCTCTCAACCACCTTGGGCAGGTGGATCGGGTTCCTCTGCAGCCGCAGTCGACTGCTTGTGGAGCCGCTGGAGCTTTTCTTCTTGGAGGCGCTGCCACGGCCAGGCGCGGGAGGAGCCGCTTTCTCTCGGGACCCCTCTGCCACTCTGGGCACGCGCATGACCCAGTTGGAATGGAGGTCGTGCTCTTTGGAGCTTGACGCCACtatgtaaacacacaacacGACAGCACCAAAATTGAGACAGAACGACGCCAACACACCGCTTATACGTCCAATTTcaaacaaagcaaacaaaatgtatacaattttAACCTACCAATAAAGTCTACGTCCGCGTTGCCGTCGTCGGCGGGCGGTTTGCGCGCCCGATCCGCGTCGCAGCTGTCGATGACCGCATCGAAGTATTGCAAAGTGTCGTCCTCGTTCGGAAAcggaggagcagagggtctgaCACTTGATCTCTTGGGTTTATTAATACGAGAAATGGTTAGAGCATGGTTAATTACTTTCCATATGttaattacaattagggcatttagcagacgcttttatccaaagcgacttacatcggttaatacacacattgacacaccgacggcagagtcaaccatgcaaggcgatggccagctcgtcaggagcagttagggttaagggtcttgctcaggaacacatcaacactcagctagaaggagctggggatcgaactagcaacctttacaaggcaactgctctacctcccgaGCTAAGCCGACCCGATTTGTTAAGCGGGTGCACTTTCGTCAGAAAATAGGTCAAACTGTGTATTTAAGTGTGTAAACTAATGTAAAGTCGAGTTTTCGTAATCTACTTGTCTCTTACCTGCGCGTGCTTGGGAGGCGGGGGCGGCGCCGCTCTCTTCTTGGTCGACACCGAGGCCTTTAATTCACTGCTGGTCAGGTCGTGGACGCTCCTCGTGTATTGCCGTCTCAAAGCCACGAGTTCTTCCAAGTATTCCAAGCAGTTCTGGTTCTGCGAGTAGAGCCATATTTGATCCTCCTGCCTCTGGTAGTAATACAAGGCGGTGGTGGACTCGATGCTCACGGAGCTCTTGCTCCTCTTTAAGGTCGAGTTCGGGGCCGTCTGGGTCTTCTCCCCGATCACCAGCATGGAGGTGCTGCGGACCAACCGCACGGTGCAAGCGTTGTGGTAGTCCTGTCTGCTGCGAAGGCCGTGCTCATGAGCCCTGTGCCCGTGATAGTTGGGACGAAACACATTATTCACCTTTTTGAACATCCCTCTCATTAGAAGTTCCTACACAGCACTGACGAGACATGGAGATCGCTTTGTTCCCTCGGTGAATTCATCCATCCTGTTTGGGGTAGCCTGTAGTGTGAATCTAGCTCCCTGGAAGCCTATACCGGACGGATCGCTTTGAGATGATCACTGTCCAGGGTGCTGAAGTCACGACCTCAGCATATCGCCAACAACACATCCTCTGAGCTGTTGCGAGTTTGGGCTGTGGTTTGCGTCATAGCAACGGGTAACTCGATAGCCGTATCGCTGTCATTACTATTGAGCAGCTCTTTCGTGTCGGATATCCTCCTATACTCACTTGGACCAAACCAAATAGGGGGAAATTGTCTAGGTCAAAAATATCCACCATCATCCATTACGCTTGTGGCAAAATGTCTATGGAAAATACTCAATACTGGCCTTTTACACGATAGGCAATTTCTAGGAAGAGCTGTGGAATAACAGAAAATTGCAAACCACGCATAAGTTAGTCTTCTTAATTTGAAGGCCTATACTTTGCAAGCACACTCAATCTATTCTATAAAGAGTGCACCTGAGTTTTGGCAGATTTAGAAATGGTAATGTCTGTCAAGGCTTTCCGGGCCTTATTAATAATCAAACATGTCTCTAGTTTCAGGCCCTTCTGTTGTAGGCCTATAGGGTAGTCTGCCAAGCCAGCAAAAGTTTAAAAGAGACTTTTAATTGAAGGAGGCATTCACAAGATGCTGACTGGGTACTTTTACTTTTTGAAACTAGACAGACCCAACAGAACTTTTCTTATCACTTTAGCTTCTTATAGAAAACATGAAACTGAACCGAAATGCTAATGATTATAAGCTAATGACATTCAAAAGAGTTCCAAAACACTGTCAAAGAGAGCTTCCCGTTAATGAAACAAAGGACTCCTCCTTTTGTGAATGCATTGTTAAAAAAGAATGTCGACCATTTAGTCACAGTTTTTACACTGAATACAGCTCttagttaaaaaacaacattaataatacaCATTAAATGCTCTATACCATAACGACAAATGTCAATGTAACTACCTCCTGAAATATTCAATTCTCAAAAGGACTTCATGTGTCTTTCGCCCAACCATACTCTCTCTTCTGCTTTTCAGAATAACACCTGCATATTTTTACAGAGAAACCCAACAAGTGTGGTTGGTTTTTTTAAAACGAAAGGGCTGAGGAGCTATAATGGCAATGCTTACGTGTAACTTTCTCAATTCCTCATGGGCATCTATATAACACACCCCTCCAAGGCTGCCCCAGTCTGTCTGCCACACACAACGTCTGTTTCAGCAAATGTAGTAGATGACTTGCCTGTCCACATCTTAACATTGTGAGAAGGGATTTGTTGCTCTTTTTAAGGTATGAGCATTGTTCTTCATGTACtgaatatttttgtttgtttgtaaaacCTTGACGGTTTCTATGACTCTGTCCTCAGGGGTTCCTGTGTACGGCGATGTCCCTTGTGTAATTGGATTTTACAACTACACAGAAATAAAATTTaactgaattgaattgaattgaattgatgtTTGTGTCTATAGGCTAACATGTGCTCCTTCTTGCAGCCATGCTGTGTGAGAGCAGACTTTGGATTCTGGCCTACAGTCGAGTAGAGGAAGTGGCCTCCACACCTCCAGAGAGTGTCCTTCGGAGCCCCACCTGGCAGGGAACTCAtagagctgctgctgccgctgcctgTGTCATGCCCGCCTCCACGCGCCGATCCTCCAGAGTCCCTCGGAGAGATTCCCCACCCCCGGACATGGGATCATGGTCGCGTTTTTTGCCATTTGATCGCAGTTCCATGAGCGACCCTCCCGTGGGCTCCAGGGGCCTTGGGAGGGGACACATCTCTCCGGAGGTGGAGATCCCCCGCCAGGAAGGCTCCGTCAGCGACGGCCCCTTCCTGGTGCCCGCCTCTTGTCAGCTCATCTGCCAGAACTACAGCGACCTCTGCATCCGAGGGGACCAGGTgctgcccctctcctcccagagCACTCGGGACCCCCTGCTGGGGGCCGACACCAAAGCCGTCGGACCTTTCCTCCAGTCCTGCGACGTCCTCCGGGAGGTGGAGGATTCCCTCCCGGAGCAGAGCTCCCAGGCCGGGCCGCTGCGCCTCCTGCCCAGGAGGACGGGGTCCAACCGCTGGAGACAAGGCAGCGGGCGCGACCTAAGCTTTTTATTCCACGGGCGAGAGGGGCCCTTCACCAACTCCCTGCTCAACTGCTACCTGGAGCACAAGCTGCTGGACCTGAACCAGCAGTACATACTAGAGAACATGGCCCGGGACCAGGCCGGCGGCCCGTACTCTGACCCGCCGTACCCCTTGATGGCCTCGGAGCTCATTCTGACCAGCCTGGACCAGCTCACCCAGCAGCTGAGCCGAGAGCGCCGCCTGGAGGCCGGCCTGGCCAAAGACATGGTGATCAGCTGCTTCCTGCGGGTGGCCAGCGACATGTCGGGGGAGATCAGCACCCCCATGCTGCAATTCTCTGAGGACCCCCCGGTCCCGCAGGCGGAGGAAGCTCTTTGCGAGGAGGAACTGGACAGACCTGCCCAACTGGCCCAGGACTTGGGCTAGAGGGAGGTCTTGTGTGATCACTGCTGAGATGCATGTTGATCGTCACGCCACAACAGGGATGGTGACACAGTGTGAATAACGTTTGCAGAGGCATTGGGCTGAAATAATTATttgtgtccatctctctctctctctctctctctctctctctctctctctctctctctctctctttctcacttctctctctctctctctctctctctctctctctctctctctctctctctctctctctcgctctctctctctctctctttctcactttctctctctctctctctcgctctctctctctctggccatctctctctccgcccctctctctctgtctctgtctctcactctgtctctcgcactctctgaccctctctctctctctctctctctgaacctctctctctctctctccctctctgaacctctctccctctctctctctccctctctcgatgtcttcctctgtctctccctccctttgtctatttctttatctctttctctgtttttatatatatatatagcggtGAAGCAAATCTAGCTGCATATTTTTGCTGTGCATCATCAATGATGAATTCTTAACCTTGGTTCTGAGTGCGGGGGAAAAACAACTGCATTTTGGTCAGAAAGGAGTGTTCTTTTGTACATTTCATTGCAGTTGAGTTGAAGGTTGCAGTGCACTTGGTGTTTTGTTCTGTCTCTAGTTCCAGACATGGATTTAACACGTACCCCTCTTACACCAAATAGACATTGGTGTTGTGTAAGCAGGCGGGTCTGCTTGAATGAGGAGACCGGTCTGGACAGATGTGAGACAATAGGACACAGAGAACAGTAAGAGAATAAGAGTTGAACGAGGGATGTTGTACAGCTGTTTTTGTCTTTTTGAAAGTATTGACAAAgtaaattattttgaaatattaTATCTCGTCACgtatttcatatatttattgCTTTTGATCGATTATGAATAAGTATGTTAAATGCAGTTCAGAAAACGTTCACAAGGAGGAGCATTTTCACAATTGATTAGCATTTCTTTATTGATTCTTTATTGATCTTCAttgaacgcacgcacgcgcgcgcgcgccacacacacacacacacacacacacacacacacatacacacacacacacacacacacacacacacaccccaagcaATTGTTACTTCCCTATTCCTTTATTGCCCGTAGTACCTTCTGTCTGTTCCAAGTCCTGATCTCTTCAGCCGGTGAAACCTCCACCTTGACTCCATCTGGCTAATGGTTTTTATCACTGAGCGGCCGCCACATTATCTATGATGTGGTCAGGCCTGGCTCATAAATCTGTGGCATGGTAGCCGCCAAGCGCTATTGATAAAAATCCCTCTGCTCAAAACATTATACCTCGCCTGTCGCTCGGTGCCTTCTGCTTTTTGGATACGGTGTCATCACAGTTAGAAATAGCCCCCAAAAAATTAAAAGTCCCAAAAAATATATGCTGTTGTTATTCTCTGACATTTCCCACAGTTTAAGCCCCTTGAACGTTCCTCCACTACCTTGGCATAGCGGTGGCTCTGGCCAACCGTGGCCCTTTGAGACGGCGGATCAGAGACTGATCAGCTTCCATGTTTCCTCTTCAAACAGACGGCAGGCGAGGAAAGCATGTTTATACCAGAGCCCGGCTCTGTGAGCCGTTGAATTCTCAAGGACACGCAGACATgtgttcagtgtttttttttttacctcgcTCTAGATGGAACCTTCCGGGTATATGTTAGGTTGGATCCAAGCCCTGTCAAGACCCTAAcagaaccccccacacacacacacacataaatatgatATGCCACCGTCAGGGGCCCAATGTTAGGACCCTATTCAAACAAACTGATTTCCCCAGGCCTTGGGGATTACAAGGACCAGACGTCCTCTGTAGCTGGGAGATGTAGCGATgtctggaggtgacggtgtaaCGTGCTGCTGCCTCACACAGAGTTAGAATACATCTGCCCTGCTTTCATAGTGATGCATCGTTTTATTCCTTTCTTTTTAAAAGACGGTAAACAAAAGTTTCATTTTTTGAATGAAGAACAAGGTGTAGAGAGAGGaaaacaagaggaagaggaggatgaagaagaggaaggagaagacgaaggatACCAAAGCTCATCTCCAGCGAGCGGATGAGCCTCGCTGAACTGCAGCGATGGAGTGGCTTTCAGGTGGTTCATAAAGTAATTTCCTCCTCACAAAGAGCTTTCTACATGGAGGTCAATGGAAGCGAGGACACAAGATTTCATATCGAATCCAAGGTTTCACTGACTCTGACTGTTGCGGCTTTATTGCTCTGTGCTGCTCTTCACCGGTTTGACATTGCTTAAAAACCTTTTAGTATATAGGAATTGAGACGGTCAGCGTGCAGTTTACCCATAAGCCTAAATTATCTTTGTAATAGCCGATTAAATTATATAAAACTCGCTCTGCGCGGCCTTGCGTAAAAGATTATAAATGAAACCGGCTTAAAGTCAGATGCCTAACagaatttaaataaaacaacgTAATTGTGCGTGGTTCACATGGAAATGCAAAAGGAGGCCACGGAGACAAAGGCCTCAAAGACCGAGGCATTGAGCCCCCCTGGTTAGTGGGTTTattggaaaaaaacatgaaaacacaacacaattcaTCCTGACAACCTCGAGAGAAACTGTTTGTTTGAGGTTTACAAACACCACCGCCCCGCACACGGCTGACTGACACGGCAACACGACGCGGACGTGGTAGGTGgacgggcctgtgtgtgtggaataCGGGTGAACACACATTTCCTGGTAAGTTAGTGGCTCAAGGTCGCTCGGAGCCCGCGGCTGAGTGAATGACCTTGGCTGAGCCGGAGCCGACGGAGAGAGACCTTGGGAGACAGCGGGGCAGCGGGACCTGGCTCTCACACAGCCCGTGAACATAATGCGATAAAGTGCGGCTATATATCACTCCGCAGAGCAGTCTACCTATATGAATGTAGGAGGGCATGCAGTGgagctctcccccctccctctctctctctctctctctctctctctctctctctctctctctctccctctctctctctctctctctctctctctctctctctctctctctctctctctctctctctctctctctctctctctctccttctctctctctctatctttctctcccttctctatcccacctctctctatttaaatatatttgtgtgtgtggtgtgtttgattgtgcgtgtgtgcatacctgtgtctgtgtgtgtgtgtgtgtgggggggtggttcTGGGGGTGTCTTCACAGATAGGGAGCAGCGTGAGTCACTCACCGAATTAGTAAGTAGGGTTGGGAGCTGTTATGATGTTATGAAGCTCCCGCACGGCTTGCTAAATTCCCTCTGCGaggtacatttatatatatctatgtaatCCAAAGGTACACACACGGCTGCTGGTATACGGGGGGCCCCCATGTTAGTAGCCTGGGAAGAATCCTTCTGTGGCTCC harbors:
- the LOC130373838 gene encoding uncharacterized protein C13orf42, with translation MRGMFKKVNNVFRPNYHGHRAHEHGLRSRQDYHNACTVRLVRSTSMLVIGEKTQTAPNSTLKRSKSSVSIESTTALYYYQRQEDQIWLYSQNQNCLEYLEELVALRRQYTRSVHDLTSSELKASVSTKKRAAPPPPPKHAQRSSVRPSAPPFPNEDDTLQYFDAVIDSCDADRARKPPADDGNADVDFIVASSSKEHDLHSNWVMRVPRVAEGSREKAAPPAPGRGSASKKKSSSGSTSSRLRLQRNPIHLPKVVESAFQTLRFKPNLKKQ
- the LOC130373862 gene encoding TLR adapter interacting with SLC15A4 on the lysosome, with product MLCESRLWILAYSRVEEVASTPPESVLRSPTWQGTHRAAAAAACVMPASTRRSSRVPRRDSPPPDMGSWSRFLPFDRSSMSDPPVGSRGLGRGHISPEVEIPRQEGSVSDGPFLVPASCQLICQNYSDLCIRGDQVLPLSSQSTRDPLLGADTKAVGPFLQSCDVLREVEDSLPEQSSQAGPLRLLPRRTGSNRWRQGSGRDLSFLFHGREGPFTNSLLNCYLEHKLLDLNQQYILENMARDQAGGPYSDPPYPLMASELILTSLDQLTQQLSRERRLEAGLAKDMVISCFLRVASDMSGEISTPMLQFSEDPPVPQAEEALCEEELDRPAQLAQDLG
- the rnaseh2b gene encoding ribonuclease H2 subunit B, with the protein product MATKKKRTPNSKNSSWVAITAESAIGTDKDGDPAFLTLRNPTTDAASLYLFSSGDLQPYEVKAFTEDCHSWLIGQTVQRDGRLLYITPMDPLYLMLPYLVKAAKEGKFQPLDQVVMDEEFPACSRLLSCARSLSSVHLVAEEKEVGGQKFHRYSQEKAMQWLSKKVDRTVTALKRSNISVGEGVKSRTYVRVKTESDTNDEDYLRYAHGLVSEYIDKDLSKALRKHLQLPEPTSPKETEPPTKKRKMSELPVEAGEDFSKFNSSDFARKPPKKMTLAQKTLAKVDKSGMKTMSAFFSPKVKAERK